One genomic segment of Candidatus Delongbacteria bacterium includes these proteins:
- a CDS encoding 6-bladed beta-propeller, translating to MIDTAIKIIKIILIVLITSCTSKNDVKVVDLKVSDHIQIDSLYPEMKSLYDFCVDDDNSIYILDYGKRNIYIIDELGNNRSFGAKGTGPGEFLSPGSLYLFNNHIYVYDIKNKSINIFAKNGDFINREALDFCPRFCQELNDTSYIGFNFDVIEKANKLIMTSHLVRIGQGLFRQTIVENNICESSNGISYYDDDVFFPFTIDKKNGILFYAPNSRNDFKVIRKDTNSGEEQIYLSKPYLKIPYSEKDNENRMVFKIGNVSDETIKKDNYKKSINNLFLDSDGRLFIQVASKKDSITFEVYENSNLIEIINIDYPDGDYIVKMSRDKIYILDRERNIILVYSNF from the coding sequence TTGATACGGCGATAAAGATAATTAAAATCATTTTGATTGTTTTAATTACTTCATGTACTTCAAAAAATGATGTAAAAGTAGTAGATTTGAAAGTATCCGATCATATTCAAATTGATAGCTTATATCCAGAAATGAAAAGTCTTTACGATTTCTGCGTTGATGATGATAACAGTATTTACATACTTGATTATGGAAAAAGAAATATTTACATAATTGATGAACTTGGAAATAATAGATCATTTGGTGCCAAAGGTACTGGGCCTGGTGAATTTCTATCACCTGGAAGCTTGTATCTTTTTAACAACCATATTTATGTTTATGATATTAAGAATAAATCTATAAACATCTTTGCAAAGAATGGTGATTTTATCAATCGTGAAGCTTTAGATTTTTGTCCAAGATTTTGTCAGGAGTTAAATGATACATCGTACATTGGTTTTAATTTTGATGTTATTGAGAAAGCTAATAAATTGATTATGACTTCACATTTAGTGAGAATAGGACAAGGTTTATTTCGCCAGACTATAGTTGAAAACAATATTTGTGAGTCATCAAACGGGATAAGCTATTATGACGATGATGTTTTCTTCCCTTTTACGATAGATAAGAAAAATGGAATCCTTTTTTATGCCCCTAATAGCAGAAATGATTTCAAAGTTATTAGAAAAGATACAAATTCTGGAGAAGAGCAAATTTACTTATCTAAACCATATCTGAAAATACCATACTCAGAAAAAGACAATGAAAATCGCATGGTTTTTAAGATTGGAAATGTAAGTGATGAAACAATAAAAAAAGATAACTATAAAAAATCTATAAATAACCTTTTTCTAGACAGTGATGGTAGGCTTTTTATTCAGGTTGCATCTAAAAAAGATTCTATTACTTTTGAAGTTTATGAGAACAGTAATCTGATTGAAATAATAAATATTGACTATCCAGATGGCGATTATATAGTTAAAATGTCTAGAGACAAAATTTATATTTTGGATAGAGAGAGAAATATTATCTTAGTATACAGTAACTTTTGA